A single region of the Dermacentor albipictus isolate Rhodes 1998 colony unplaced genomic scaffold, USDA_Dalb.pri_finalv2 scaffold_31, whole genome shotgun sequence genome encodes:
- the LOC135909884 gene encoding uncharacterized protein isoform X1 — protein sequence MNLQGTKKKGCAATMNLEWIQLYPDFQVPFHASACLLLTVFFDGSRTLLDTSWSPAEFSWSAVEDSHRFISAIADSAHLPHVQNWTLDFNWETQSAATSLAKPPIKDQQSPHAICGLGSCATARLSNLALFIMQVGEPVSLFTKKSSNYFLIQLPSPKCLTAICAECCHNVRSLLLLAGDIETNPGPDKLNVVLAELKKLPDGQATLISDLQDIKGRMLSIDRAICDFNTRLTDLEERFQNRSTFTSDVEIIQSTVSQTALLVQDLQLRLDDSENRSRRNNLIFYGLPDSSPRETYAESEKIITDHCLEHLEIALDPKDIERAHRLGRHTPNHLRPIIVKFISSKAKETILSKGPKFKGTKFSVGEDYTRRVQNIRKHLVSFAKEKTNKFSLRYKTLHIGPKRYFFDETTNTVKEFA from the coding sequence GTGCCCTTTCACGCCTCCGCTTGCCTTCTGCTTACCGTGTTCTTCGACGGCTCCCGGACCCTCCTGGACACCTCCTGGTCCCCAGCCGAGTTTTCTTGGAGCGCCGTCGAAGACAGCCACCGCTTCATCAGCGCCATCGCCGACTCTGCCCATTTACCGCACGTGCAAAACTGGACCCTCGACTTCAACTGGGAAACACAATCAGCAGCAACATCACTTGCCAAGCCACCTATAAAGGACCAGCAATCACCTCACGCAATctgtgggctcggcagctgtgCCACGGCACGGTTATCGAATCTGGCTCTCTTCATCATGCAGGTTGGTGAACCGGTCAGTCTATTTActaaaaaatccagtaattatttCCTGATACAGCTGCCGAGCCCGAAGTGTTTGACCGCTATTTGTGCCGAATGTTGCCATAATGTACGGTCCCTATTACTCCTTGCTGGTGATATTGAAACTAACCCTGGACCAGACAAATTGAATGTCGTTCTGGCTGAATTGAAAAAGCTGCCTGATGGCCAGGCAACACTAATCTCTGACCTGCAAGATATAAAAGGACGTATGCTTTCAATCGACAGAGCGATATGCGATTTCAATACCCGCCTCACTGATCTCGAAGAACGTTTCCAGAATCGGTCTACATTTACATCAGACGTTGAAATCATTCAGTCAACAGTTAGCCAGACAGCTCTTTTGGTTCAAGACTTGCAGCTTCGTCTTGACGATTCCGAAAACCGCTCCCGCAGGAACAACCTAATTTTCTACGGTCTGCCTGACTCATCCCCCCGTGAAACATATGCCGAGTCTGAAAAAATTATCACTGATCATTGTTTAGAACACCTGGAAATAGCCTTGGATCCCAAAGATATAGAGCGTGCCCACCGGCTCGGCCGTCATACCCCAAACCATCTACGCCCTATCATTGTCAAATTCATATCATCCAAGGCAAAGGAAACCATTCTATCTAAAGGGCCCAAATTTAAAGGAACGAAATTCAGTGTAGGTGAAGATTATACCCGCCGCGTCCAAAATATTCGAAAGCACTTGGTTtcatttgcaaaagaaaaaactAATAAATTCTCGCTCCGCTATAAAACGCTTCATATCGGGCCCAAGCGCTACTTCTTCGACGAAACGACTAACACAGTGAAGGAATTCGCATAG